TGTCAAGTCTCAGAGTCTCTTACGTTGGTGAATggaaaaagtccaaaatgtgaaaattcgaaacatgacaataaaataaaaaaataaaaaattaataaatgaaaaataaaaaccaattcATAAAGGAACATGCGATTGATCTGGCCGAGCATTCCTCCAACAAGCTTATTCTTCAAAATTGTATTAAGATTAGAtgtgaatgaatgtttcaataGTACCTCAAATGCTGGCTGACGGGAGTCAAAGAGCGCTAAAAAAGTGAGTTTTTTACTTGTATAGGAATGTCATCCAAGCTATTCTAAGGCCTTGGTTTTCCTCGGAGTTTCACTCCCTCTTTTGATCTTCACTTTTGCTTGTCGAACCCAGTTGAATCCAGTTTTCCATTTTAGTGAGTGCATTTCACCATGTCTCAATATTACTCAAAGCGTTTCGCCTGCGTTACTATGGATACGACTTATAATAACTTGTTAGCCAATACTCAAAGCTCACTTCTGATCAATCTTTCCTGAAGTAATACATGTATGCATAACATATACTCCCCTAGCCTTAAACATACAACATGACACAAAATACTTAATTTGACACGAAAAAGGTCCTATCACGCCATTATCTTTTCCTCACAAATACCTGGGTGGAAACAGATAATTGTGGGCTCCTAATTTTTAGgtaccaaaaatatttgtaataagcTGTTACAGGTTAAATATGTTTGCTAATATGCATAAAGCAAGCAAATGCGAATAAGACTGTATCGCCCTGTTAGATCTTCACTTTGGCACCATCCAGTGGACGTTTTTACAGTACATCTGGTTTATCATAACAAGGTCTTCCTGGCCTGACCCCAATCTGTAATTTTAGACATTATTCGTATAATCAATTATACTAATATTTTCCACTAGTTTTTGCCACTACTCAACAGTAtccataaaaatatttaatctcTTGAGTACCACCATTATGAAttatcaacattaaaatacacaataataGTATTCCAAAGCGTGCATCAAAAAACATAACAGGAGTTGTGGTCCTAAAAGCTGTATTTaatacggtggcctggaagtgcaaagcaatgtaacaaattgtgaaacactttttacatttcagaaaacaaatgaacaaaagcaagacccgcccgcttcaacatgattgtcTCCTGCATCGTGGTCCCAATAAACTAAGAAGTTTATGACGGTTAGGTTTAGATGGagggttggggttaaggcagtttaggatgagTTAAGGTGAGGAGTACGGTGGTTAAGGCTGGCACACACTGAGCACCGCCACCATACCCAACTGAACTATGGCGCCGTGTGCGTGGGTTGGCAACTGTTTCGTTGAGCGACCGATcggtcggccactggttttgacgcAATTCAAAATTAGAATTTCCGTTGCGCAGCGTCTTCACGCCCCAGTTTACTCTTGCGCAACCTGattcttccttaactcttagtctatctttttatggtttaagaaatgggATTAAgtgcaatatattgtatatacagcatcaaacgcctatacaggctcgccgTTCAGGGTGTCCATATATGcggtctcgttacatctgcgtagcctacacttcccgcgatgcaggagccaatcatgttgaagaaATTGAAGGGAATgtttacacgcacacacccttaacacactttttattttagtcaACTAAATTTACTGGAGTTTTCGTCGACTATAATCTTATGGGATTtcgtcaattaaaaataaactaaaagtaGAACTATTTAAATGACACAATTATGACTCaaactaaattacattttagtcaaaagACTGACTGAACcgaaataaaaatgtgctgttAAAATTAACACTGGTGTACAAGCATGGTTCCATGATTAGAAgtgcatgttttcatttttcttcaacAGCCTAAGTATGTCTTCATAAAGATCATAATGCTTCTTTTTTGAAAGTTGTTCATCATTTttctccttgtttttgtttttcagctcAAGAACATTGGGAAAAGTAAAATGAGAATTTCAAAGGACATCACAGAGGTGAGGAAATGCccactgtctttttttaatcaggatTCTGTCAACAAAGCCCAactttagttttttcaaatttgttgaAATGTGTTATTTCTGCACTGCTGGAATCTTGCAGAGATCAGTTGAAGAAGGCGAGCATGTGAACACGACGCTGCAGGCATACTTCTTTGGAAAGAGTGGCCAAAACAAGTTGCAGTATCAAGAATTCCACAAGTAAACAGTCTGTGCTTTGCTCAAAGGCAGTTGTCTGGAAATAGACTCGCATTTTATACGACAACCAgttgtcctttttatttttttttttacatttaaatagcGGTGAATCTTTTTTCCGTTGGTTGGCTTTGTGAGCATTATTAGCTTTACTCCATGAATCAAGAGTGGAAGAAGTCAGGCTAATCGGTTAATCCGGCCCACCGACCAATTACATTATCAgtgtttgaaccccggtcctcagaactgtgaggcagatgagatgtgctaaccagtcgtctaccgtgccggcAGTACTAATAGGTAATTGatgtattgtgtaaaaaaaacaaaaaaaaaacatttatatgcaTCCATTCAATTGGTTagttaatttaaaacattactattaaaactattttattaataaaatgaaGCATTTTATGTAATACATAGTTTACTTCATGTATGAGTAACCtggtccatctgtccatttttaaaaatcagttgcCGGACAAAAGTTTGCCCATCCCTGCTGTAGATCAGTCACTGGTAGAAATAGACCCATTCATTAAAAGATTGGCTTCGGTTGTCAGTGTAAATGTGCGTCTTGAGATTGTGTTGAAATTATTTAGTTGCCATTTGGTCAACTGTCTGTCTCTTAGGTTCATGGAGGATCTACAGGCTGAGGTTCAGGAGATGGAGTTCCTGCAGTTCTCCAAAGGAATGGACACCATGCGACGTGAGGACTTTGCCGAGTGGCTGCTCCATTACACCAACGAGGAAGACAATGAGATTTACTGGGAAAACATGAGGAAGAGGATCCCTGCTGGCCAGGTACGCTGCAGCATGGCTTTTCGTATTTCTTGCCAAAGTGCAACATGCAAATGACATATTGCCCACTGCAGAGCATCACATTTGAGGAGTTCAAAGCCTTCTGCCTGTTCACAAACAATCTGGAGGATTTTGCTTTTTCCATGAAGATGATCAGTGAAGCCAACCGTCCCATAGGAATGGGTAGGACCTCTTTTCTAGCTGGAATGCACAGCAAGGAAGAACGCTGTCTGAAACAATTATGTGTTTCTATATTACGAAAACAGCCCAGTTCAAGCGGGCCGTGAGGATAGCCACAGGCCACGACCTGTCCGAGAACGTGTTGGACACTGTGTTTAAACTCTTCGACTTGGACGGGGACAACTGCCTGAGCCACAAGGAGTTCATTGGAGTGATGAAAGACAGAGTGCTGCGGGGGCTCAAGGTAGGTCGATCCATCACTGTGGTTAAATGGTTTGGGGGAAAAAGTTGTCGCTGAAAGATTGATACCACTCTCATGGAATCGAATAGAATTctgcaaaaatatgaataattaaaGAACAAGGATAAAGTAGTGTTACCCAGtgttgtcaaactcattttagtttgcgGGCCACGTTCACACCAGTTTGACCTCAAGTGGGACGGACTCGTAcctgtacaggaagtcctcgactttacgacgcccgtgcctcgtccgccattttgtccccagcaccatagtgtttctgcttagcgagtgcatagtgcttgtctgtgtttgtgcggcgggagtatcttttgcctttttcgccctccttttttcacactctcagcagtaatggtaagtacagcatcttattttcttttttttatttcaatacaaatactctgccgaggttgtcctcctcggggttaactcccttctctcgttgcacagctgagctgggtggctgCAACAATAAATGCaggaagcaccgatttgctgctttaatggctttattagctcctctgcacattcaacgggTCCGCCGCTAATCGCGACTCTTCccccccggtcgccgtcactacagttgccactgtacacactcgcacctgcggGCACTCCTCCCTCCTTCACAGtgccgccggacgacgcctgcgcagtcccgtctcgacgcacacgcccacacacactgagcttgctgtcacaatcacgtgggacaatacccataACAGAAGTATTTTGACATTagcggtgaaatccgacttacacggaaatttgggttacgtcgccagcgtaggaacggaactcgttcgtaaatcgaggacttcctgtataacCCTTGGAACAGTCTGCATAAACTAATAGCACACAAACAatcatgttttcatattttggggaaaataagcTAAACACTTGgctttaataactggttgaccctctgTTGGCAGCAATAGTGGCACGTTTTCCTTCCAGAGGGCCGTTATAAtcgtgaaaccatataaattgTTTCATCGCCTGATCATAGTGTTATACTGTAtgcacacaacaaaatgattaacaattagttttcaaatcagaagtcaagtcTTTTGAAACTGGTACCTGATTGGCCGACTGTCGTATCCCCACACTCCAATACCCCCGAGCTGCTGCGGGAATTATTTCGCTGCAAACAACCCGGATTCAAGCACAAAGTTTAAGGTTTTATGGCCCCAAATATTAATTGAAACGTGGAGAGGCTTCTTCAAGACATCAACTTACATGTTCTGcaacaaaaatcaaaaatgtattaaaaaaaataaataaataaataaacggcgacaaccaatcagaggaaagggcgcttagccaaatatgcacaaagcggatacaaaactgtgtcaaacagaagtagctgtcagaggggccttttttggacactcgtatgacaaaaccaaggtgtttttttgttttttgttttttttattaaatgaaatagatgcttttatactaagtctatgttagagagtcactatgGAGGTCCAAGTAGcaaaaatacgggacctttaaatcTCGCTATGGGTGAGTATTGTATAGTTCGGCGGATGAAATTGCTGGGAGCTTGACATGTCGCATTTAAGGGGCGCTTCAAATCAGCATCTAGAAACACTTATTGGGGTGGGAGTGTAGGGCCACATTTTACCCCTCAAAcaacgcgtgcacacacacaagctttaTAAAACAGGTATTCCACGGCGGGCAATTAAACATATGGCTTGGCTTTAGAACACTTGAGCTGGCATGTGGGCATTTTTCTATATACTGTACGATGGTGTCCTTCACTCACTTGAGTATTTTCGGGCTACGTCCCTCAAACGCCAGCTGAACCAACAAATGAAATCACATGTTTATCAAGATgttttgcagaagaacttgaggccatctgtccaacagtcGAAACTCGAAAGGGGATGgggtgttgcaacaggacaatgatcctgatcattgtgcacgtctgatctgcaGCAACCGGAAATGTTTGGTGGAGGTtgttgctgccaaaggagggtcaaccagttattaaatccaacgGTTCACCTTCTTGTTCCTCACTCTGAATGTTTACGTTATGCTCTATCAAAATATATAACGTTtcgtgtggtattagtttaagcagactctgacatatcagaccacattttatgaccaatttattttagaaattccaaagggtccacatatgtttttttccccctttccacGGTAAGCTATGAATAGCAACAATTATATTGTTTCCCAGTTTTTCGCAACTAGTTACAAGCCCATTTGGGAAAAGCACATTTCGACAATATTCACTTTTTGATTATCATCAAATCTTGTTTCAAATCACACGAGCAATCTTAAATAAGTGCAAATTCAACAATATTATTAATCAGTGTTTTGATTTACACGTGCAGGGTTATCACCCCATGCAAACTAAAGTGGGAACTTTTCACACTGAAAGTGCAGTTATCCCCATTTGCCTTGTAAATGTGTgcgtaaaataaatacagaatgtgTCAGACTAGtgcatgaaaaaacaaatgggTTCCACTCCAGGCGGAGTAATagtcaaactaaaaaaaaaaaactgagacaaaataaatatattagcTGTGTCTACTAAggacatacatactgtattcacAATAAGTGCAAGCTTGAAACGTAAATTAGCTGCTAATATACAGTACGTAATAGTCACTTAGTAGCTTGCCATAAAAAGCTGGTGTGTTTTAGTGAgaacacaaacaatgaatcTATATGACGTATTTCAGTCTGCATAAACAATTAGCAACGAGTAAGAAGTAAAGAAGTGTGACTAAGGTTTTTCCTGTCAGGTCACCGCAGCAAGTCACTCGCATTATTTGAATGTCATAATATGAGTTCatacatttattaattaaaGATGGGAGGGGGGCAGGTATCTGAAGATTTGGACAACTGATAACCTGCTATTGTTACTTGCATAACAATTGACAAATATGGACCTGTCAACTGTCAATTTTCTTTGCTAGTCCACATCTCATTTTCCAAGAATTCTGGCTTTATTTTATGTGATAAACATATGCAGGTGCATCCACAGAATGGCTTCTCTGGCTACTGGAAGTGTGTGAAGCAGGAGACCCTGAAAGGAGCTCAGGAAGCACTTGGAAACGGCAGATGTCCCATCTGAGTGTGGGGTCGACCGAGGACACGTCTCAGCCCCACCGCCCGAGTGTTGGCATCATCAATGGGACGTGCTGTCGAAAACAACTTGTAAAATCCACTGTAGTTGACAAAAGTGTGAAAGTTGCAAGAGTGAAAATATATCGGTTTTTGAATCACAATTTCATGACATCACCACCACAGTGACGAGTAAAGTATTTTCAGCTCAAAAGGCGTGACAATGGGTGTCCTGAAAGTAAAGGATTTTTACCACATCTGTACAAATGTCTAAAAATGTGTGGGTATTAGgttgtgtattttgtgtgtgtgtgctcaagcAGAACCTTTACAAAAAGGCTGTAAAATTGTTTCAGGTTTTCTACAATTTGGTACTGTGTGCACCTTTATcgatacagtacaatactttCAAGTCATGCAATAAATCAAGCTATTAACTatcctttttgttttgaatgattCGCCGTGGTATTGGTTATGACTTTGCTGCACCTAATATTTTCAAGCACATCTTTAATTCCATACTGACTTTCATCATAACCACTTCCTAAATTGATTGCCACCATAAAGTTAATCATGCTTAGTTCTGATTGTGAGCAATTCGCATCGTGTTTATTCCAGTTTTTCGGTGGTGTAGAACTGTCCCGCATCGTACTGTTCGGAGAGatgtttattttgattcaacctcccttaaaataatttagaactacattttatattttacttggATTTTCTGTGATATACTAAGATTGGTATGATCTAAAACAATTTTGATTAAAATTGCACACACAAGCTAGAAATCAAaagggggaaaatactttttcatgtcaCGGTATATAATTTGAGCAAATGAGTATACAGTGGTGTGGGTTTTGTTTGGTATTTATTGAAtaaagtttgtaaaaaaaaaaaaaaaaaaacttttcatctGAGCATCTGTTGCACTTCTGAGACAGAAATAAACAGTAAAAGACAGGCAGGCAACATTTCAACTACTACTGTAATTTACTGTAGAATTGACCCATTGAAATCACAAGTTTAACCATTTAAGACTGTGGCGCTAATTACCTATTACATATTTCAGAAAGTAAATAAACCTTACGTTTGTGAGAGAAATTAGTGAGTGGCGGCATGGTTATCAGCGAATACAATATATACACCACTAAAATAAAAGTGACACTTGAGTATGACGCCATCTTTGGTCTTCGtactacaaacaaaacaaaaatgaatgcaatttgAATTGTATCAAAAATAGAAATTACAGCCATATTGAAAGGAAATTCACATTTGACAGACAAATGAGACGTTGAGATTACATTAGTTCCTTGgctttaaaaaggaaaatagttctttttagaacatttttgacatttcgTTTTTTGTTTCTGGAGCAACTGTCGGTCAAACGATCAGTATCAATGTGATCCATCTATATTTGCCAAAATTATacacaaatgaaagaaaaaaagactgtctttttttttgtttatttgttaaaaaggGTGTGCTTGGAAAATGGCCTGATGAAAAGCATGAGTCATGTTGTGTCCTTAAGCAAAGTCTTGTCCTCTTCGACGTGGGAGCTCTTCGGTCCTGAGAGGCACATGATGAACTGCAGAGAGGGAAACCTCTGCTTTACGTGGTAGGGAAGTGCTTtggaatcaatcaatcatccaCTGGAGGAGAAAAGGAGGATGAGAACGATAAGAAAGGTTAATGTAAACTGGAAATCCAACATGGGCTACCTTTTCAGTATCAACATTTGTTTTGcaggaaatacatttttgggagaGCTGTGAGAGCTTATACAAGAGACCATCTCGTAAGAAAattacttgttttctttttttgcgaaTTAGctttacatttttaaacctTACTATAAGCGATCTGAATCTCCAGGGATGCCGGCGGCggtgcgccccccccccccctgcaaaCCAATGACCCCTTAACATTAAACATTGATagaatttgttctttttttttgttatctaatatccatccatccactttctataccACATATCATTAGCTTCTTtactctctgctcaccatgcataccaccacccgcactcGCCATTCCAAGTTTTATTAACTTTGTTTCCGA
The DNA window shown above is from Phyllopteryx taeniolatus isolate TA_2022b chromosome 17, UOR_Ptae_1.2, whole genome shotgun sequence and carries:
- the micu2 gene encoding calcium uptake protein 2, mitochondrial isoform X2 translates to MAFVGKVAFFFRSAVRGSRHLQGSTWRPAVICGTVFATGFLGYAYRYDVNSRSIPLVVVHAEEQKWSAAPQMSARKRRFIQFASIVYKEEPYMTPRDFLFSVMLENVDRKLQKRVLKTKEIDQMLVAASKARPGNNLFRLWGDNGLISYTEYLFLLTILTKPRTGFRIAFKMLDVDGNEHVDKREFMKLKNIGKSKMRISKDITERSVEEGEHVNTTLQAYFFGKSGQNKLQYQEFHKFMEDLQAEVQEMEFLQFSKGMDTMRREDFAEWLLHYTNEEDNEIYWENMRKRIPAGQSITFEEFKAFCLFTNNLEDFAFSMKMISEANRPIGMAQFKRAVRIATGHDLSENVLDTVFKLFDLDGDNCLSHKEFIGVMKDRVLRGLKNGFSGYWKCVKQETLKGAQEALGNGRCPI
- the micu2 gene encoding calcium uptake protein 2, mitochondrial isoform X1, which codes for MAFVGKVAFFFRSAVRGSRHLQGSTWRPAVICGTVFATGFLGYAYRYDVNSRSIPLVVVHAEEQKWSAAPQMSARKRRFIQFASIVYKEEPYMTPRDFLFSVMLENVDRKLQKRVLKTKEIDQMLVAASKARPGNNLFRLWGDNGLISYTEYLFLLTILTKPRTGFRIAFKMLDVDGNEHVDKREFMKLKNIGKSKMRISKDITERSVEEGEHVNTTLQAYFFGKSGQNKLQYQEFHKFMEDLQAEVQEMEFLQFSKGMDTMRREDFAEWLLHYTNEEDNEIYWENMRKRIPAGQSITFEEFKAFCLFTNNLEDFAFSMKMISEANRPIGMAQFKRAVRIATGHDLSENVLDTVFKLFDLDGDNCLSHKEFIGVMKDRVLRGLKVHPQNGFSGYWKCVKQETLKGAQEALGNGRCPI